TACCTGGTGGAGAGGGAATAAATATTGGACCAGTGGACACTGGAACGGTGACATGCTTTCTTTCATTccagaattaaaattttttagaaccATCCCTATTTTCTTCAAATGTAGTAATTCTACTGATGACATCTCTTGCACATACTCTGCCAACCCATCTGATAGGATGACAAAGATTGTTTTGAATTCAACTGGATCATTAGGCATCATGCAGTTTGATTCTCTCACAAAATCATGGAGTTTGTTATGGAGACAACCTGTTGCTTGTGATTTTCCTAACCTATGTGGAGCTTTTGGTATATGCAATGACAGTGCAGTGCCTAAGTGTTCTTGTGCAAGCGGATTTGTGCCACAGGACACAATAGCATATTCTAATGGATATACCAGGGAAGGCTGCACGAGGGAGATCGAGCTGCAATGTTTCAATGACGAGTTCTTTGTGATTCCTAATATACGAGCACCTGATAATAGAAAGAAGCTGCCTGTTATGGGTCCTAGTGAATGCAAACGGGCATGTTTGGAGGACTGTTCTTGTATAGCTTATGCTTATTCGCAGTTGAATGGCTGCAGCTTGTGGTATGGTAATCTTACAAACTTGCAGGTTGGTTATGATGTTGATGGTGCAGGAACCATATTCCTTCGTCTGGCAGCATCAGGTAAATATTGTATTTGTAGAAAGACTACACAAGAGCTATATGTCATGTGTAGACACGGTTATCTGAATGTATAATTGTTTATGATATCAAATTTGTTACGCACAGATCAAAAAATGCTTTGGATGGCGGGTGTGATTCCATCTGTTgcacttcttttcttttgctttatttactttgttattTGGAGAAGGCGGCGTCAAAACAAAGGTACCAATATGAACTCATCATAACTGCAAATTGATTGAAAATTCTTGCAATAACAATGCACAACAGGTCTAACATGTAGGGAGGATTATCTTGTCATTATGCATCAGGTAAAGAAAAATTACATGCTCACCACTCCTTGATGGCTCTCGATACGAACAGTGCATTCAAACTCTGGGAGAGTGAAGAAACAGGTTCTCAGTTTATGCTGTTTTCCTTCTCTCAAATAGCAAATTTCACCAACAACTTTTCTGCTCAAAACAAGCTTGGAGAAGGGGGGTTTGGTCCTGTGTACAAGGTAGCCTTTTCTTCAACTTCATACTATTTGACAATGGCAACGTCATAGAAGTAAAGTTAACTTGAGGTGTAGTGGCTTAGGAGTTAGGAGtgtcttttttccctttaaaCTCAAGCATATAAGGTAATTTTCACCACAAACCAAGGTAATATAATGTAATAGATTTATGTTACACGTCTAATATAACTCAAGTTGATCAGTTTGTTTAAGTATCGCCAGTTTGCAAGCACAACAGAGTTTGTTCAAGGAAGTGGTCAAATATGGTAGCTTGCTAACTTGTAAGCTTGCTGTAATTGATGTTGCAACCAAAGCTCATTGCCATTGTTGTTGGAAGGGGTATAGGGGAAGTTAAGTAGGTGGGTATATATTACTGAATCAGTAGGGAGCAAGAGGGCAAAATTGAGTTGGTGTGAGAAAGAAATAGGCAAGAACGAGGGACTGGAGGGAAGGGAGTATTTTTTGCTTGGTGGGGAATAAGTGCTAGCGTGGTGTAAGCATAGTAAACTTAGCGAAGTTGTCTATGGGTAGTGATTTACCACATCCAGAGCTTCATCTCTCCTATCTCATTACTTAactagtaaaagaaaaaaatctaagtaaACCTTGTGAAGTATGCTTCTTTGTCCAGCCCTCTTAAACCTTGTGATTTCGGGTTCGAAATGGATTTGACCCGTGGAGGAcaaatggatcctttaattgTATGTCTAATAGACAAGagaataaacatatattggacccacatgtagaaattgatcaaaatttgcacaaagatactcttatacataataaatcatcctaCCAATTTTCAGtcaattttgataaatttttatagcgtgaacgcgagttttaaagttttaggtccgagtttatacatatcaagTGGGTACATccaaaaaacttaaatattaGGAAATgacctaatatcaattaaataggtaGAAGTGAGGCTTCGAATCCAAGCTGTGTCGATTGTAATCATTAATGTACATCCTTTCACCCTCTCTGAATGAAATTTGGTCGCCCGCCCTTTGGCTGACCCGGCAAAAAAAAGGGTACATCCATTTTTTTACAGTTGATTGGATCAATTTTAAGCAAATAGTTTGGTGCGGGTTGGgttaaaatcaaaattggaTTGGATCCTAATATAGTAAACAGATGGATTGTAGTGGATTTGAATTGGATTGAAATCTATTAGCAGGCTTAGTCTCAAGTACATAGTGAAGTTTTATCTCTTGAACTATGCAAAGCCAACTAAATAACCCCTACGGTGGTAAGGAGGTAGTTTTGCCACACTGTGTCAAATAACATGCCTGACACATTACCATCACTTTATGTAAAATAGAGTAACGTCCACTTATTAAGTTATCAGAGACAAGCTTAATTTCCCTTGAATAATCCCTTGGCAGGGCCTACTCATCATTTGGACATAGAGGCTAGCGTGATTGTTAGTTAAACATTTTTTGTTGCTGAGTTGGTCTTAAATGTGACTTTGTCAGAACCACTCAACATCACTGTCAACATGTAAAAACCATCTCCGAAACCCACCCCAGAGGGTTAAGTAGACATTTTCCCCTTACCAATACTAGATACGTGTTTACAGGATTATTTGCAACAAATTGTGGACAATTGAACATAGCACCCCTCTATTTAATATGCATACTCGTTTGTGCTTgggagtgattgtttagcttttttatggaaaaagccaaacaatatatttgtaaacaaaaaataatttataaataaaacttttatataagtattcttcatgacaaaaaatcaaatgctgaaaaataaacttcaataaaaaacctcaaatcaactccaaatttaaagttgggAATTCAATTTTTGGCATATAAGGCGAAAAGATAAAGGTGAATAActatgcttttctttttcaaatatatatttttttgccggGAAAAGCCCAGGAATGGACtcccaaatttcattaagattgGGGAATATACAAAAGAAACAGCAGTCAGTCTAGAAAACTGTAAAAATACAGTCCAAGTTAAGACTAAAAGCCTAAAACTGAAAGACAGCTAACACCCAGCCATCCTTAGCCAATTCCTGCTGgttctctaaaaaaatcagcTCCCTTCCAGATCGAAAATTCCTCTCTGATTCCCAGGAAGCATTGAGCTGCTGATTTACTAGTATGATTGAAGACCCTGGCATTCCGCTCCTTCCACAGTAGCCAACATACAAGCGCCACTAATGAATCaaaattcttcctgtagcgcTTCCGACACGATTTCCTTGCCTTGCTCCACCAGTCTGCGAAGGAGATTTCTGAATCCCGGGAAGATGGAAAATCAAGCTGCAGCCAACCACGAACCATCCTCCAAACTCTGTTGCTGTAAGAGCAGACTACAGCCAGATGCCTGCAGTCTTCATCATGGCGGAGACATAACGGGCATGAAGCTTGGTTCGGCCACCCTCTTTTCATCAGATTATCAGCTGTTAGGCACTTCCCTTTTAGCAGCAACCAGAGAAAGAAACGTACTTTTGTTGGAGCTCTCGTGTGCCATATCATCCTGCCCGCCCTCACTGTTGTGTTGGTCACAAAAAACCAGCCGTAGGCCGCATGGACTGAAAAGATGCCATCATTGGAAAACTTCCAAACTCTCTTGTCACGCTCGCCTCCTTGCAGTTGTACTTGTACCACTTGGTCCCAGGTTTGTAAATATTCTGCCAGCGCCTGAGTTGATAAGGCCCCCCTAAGATCTCTGCCCCAGCCATTGCTTGCTAAACCTCGGTGCACTGAACTTTTCAGGCGCTCAAATATATCTTAGATTTAAGAGCACTGGGTCGCCAAGTTGCAAGTTCTGTGGCATTCAGTTATTTTTCCTTGAACTATTTTAAGATATCCCTGCAGTCTCTAATATTTAACCCTCACGAAACTATTATCCAGGGCAACTTACCTGATGGGCAGGATATTGCTGTCAAGAGACTTGCAACAAATTCAGGACAAGGGTTAGTTGAGTTTAAGAATGAGGTCCTGCTGATAGCCAAACTTCAACACGTAAATTTGGTTAGGCTTTTAGGCTGCTGCATCCAAGGGGAAGAAAAGATACTTATGTACGAGTACATGCCAAATAAAAGCTTGGATTTCTTCCTCTTTGGTGTgtgctcttttttcttttttaacttATGTCCTTTATCTCTCACCCCTTATCCCTTCCCAATAGCTTTCTTTGAATAACTAGTTTGTCTCttcttaaagaaaaatcaagaCGGATAGTATTGGATTGGGCAAAGAGAATACATATAATTGAAGGAATTGCTCATGGTCTTCTTTATCTTCACAAGCATTCTAGACTGAGAATTATTCATAGGGACTTGAAAGCAAGCAACATTCTGTTAGACATTGATATGAACCCTAAAATCTCTGATTTTGGCATGGCGAGAATATTTGGCGCTAAAGAAACTCAAGCTAATACAACCAGAGTTGTTGGGACATAGTAAGTGCTGCCTACTTCAAATTTGCATTCgacaatatatacattgaaCATTAGGTGCATTGGCAAATGAATATTAAATTTACTGGACTACTGTTTTTCATTTCAGCGGTTACATGGCTCCTGAATATGCGATGGAAGGCATTTTCTCAGTTAAGTCTGATGTGTTTAGCTTTGGGGTATTACTTTTGGAGATCATCAGCGGAACAAGAAATGCAGGATCCCACCGGCGTGGGCGCTCTCTTAACCTTCTTGGTCATGTCAGTAGTCCCAATATTTCTGAAACAATTTTTCACAAATAAATCGCAAACTGAACTGAACTTTTCAGGCTTGGGAATTATGGAGAGAAGGCAGATGGTCTGATCTCGTTGATCCAACCCCGCGTGATGCATACCCTGAGCATAGGGTACTGAGATGTGTTCAAGTTGGCCTGATGCACGTCCAAGAAAATGCTGCTGATCGTCCCACTATGAACGATGTCATCTCAATGCTTACTAGCGAAAGCATGACCTTGCCTGATCCTAAGCAGCCTGCTTTCCTCTCCATTGTGCTTCCAACCGAAATGGATGTCCAAGATGGATCCTTTTCTCAGAATGCAATAACAATTACTGATCTGGAGGGTAGATAATAATCATCTCCACCTCTGCAGCATCTGCTGTTCTTAACCTTGATCAAATCCATCTGGCGTCGTGTATTCCCATTCTAATAACCGGGCATGCTTATTGATGAAAAAGGAAAGTATAAAAATAGGAGAGTTTCACTGTGGCATAGTATAAAGACAGTTACGTAGTTCGTTCGGCAGTTTGGATAAACCAGGATAGAAATTCTACAAATGGCCGAATTCTTTAAGTTTCTCTAACTGTGTTACACACTCCCTCcacttcattttattttgtaagacCTTCCAGTCTTACTACGTTCCTTAGTATTCATGTGAGTCTTATAgagtatttcttttttctggtCTTTAGATATCTCACAAACGATATGAAGATATATAGAACTAGGCTATGTTctttctcatttattattcTAGGTTTCTTCCATGGCTTGTGTACATGCCTTTTGAATTGCTAAACGATGTTTTTTTAcctagcaaaaacaaaatataccaTATCTTTTAAAATGGAGGTGGCACACGCTATGACGACCCTTTGTTCTTCAAAGTTAAAAACTGTATCACAGTTTTGTTCGAGGTTATGACTTTCAACTTGTGAAGTCGTAAACCATGCCGAGATGTGGGCGGCTATTGGCTACTGGCTTTTGCCTTTTGATGTTGATATTCTTCAGACCTGTTCATTAGAttgggcagcagcagccgcagctgGATATTCCTCTGGTTCTACTCGACAACTCCCCAATCCGAATGATTCTTTTCTTAATTCGCGAACACTCTCACGGCCATGGGTGTGCCTTTTAACATGTGCTAGGATTAGGAAGCCTGACAATAAATCCATGAACTTTTAAAATGGTAATGAAAGCACACCCATATATGACGAGGACAATCATCATAGCACTCTTATCTTCTCAATCTTATTGCTTCtgcatatgcttataagctagaatttaaattttaaacttaaatttgaagttgaatttagggtttttatatgaaagtttattTTGCAGCATTAACtgttagatcgctaagaatacacatataaaagttttattcacaaattatttttatttgcaaagatgtcgtttagttttttcataaaaagctaaacaatcatcCTTATATCAATCCTTGGACACAATGCTCCGACAGAAAGTCAAGTGATTTTACAGTGGCGGAGACTGTGTCGTCTTGTAACCCAAGGGACTATATGCATGCACTAGcgatgtataattttttacatgtgTTGTGGCATAAATATATGACGGGGCCCAGATGGTCGCACAACTTGCCCGAAAGGTCGACACCTGTGACTTTGTATCACAAATATATGGATCAACTCTCTCTAGGCTCACACTTTAGTGACACAAGTcagatattatatattatagagGATCTTATTCTCTTCGTCCTCTAGTCCCTCTGTCCCACCCCAACAAAAACTTtctcaaacttttttttcaaatcccCAATTCCTACCCTAATCTATCTTAGTTTTATATCTACAGTTACGTTCGGTGACCCTTCTTCCTCACCTATATTCTCTTGTTTCCCAAGCTGTTAAACTATacgtttttttaaattatatatatataaattgttcTAAAGATTCATATCAATCCATTTCTAatgtttttatagctaataattaattaattatatattaatttgtcccTATATTTTCTGCGTGAGTTACTTAATCTACCGTCGAATGTGGCCTACTTATGCTAATTACTGAGTTGGTTGGTGAGTTATGGTCGTTATGCAAGATGCAACTAGTAAAAATTATTCcccatatttgaattattaagGCACACAAGAAAAGACTTTACGGATGCTTGAGCGTAAGATCGATAGATTTGAATATATACAAGTGAtcaatatgataaatttttgatcaaatttaaaacGCTAGaagtacttatattttagacgAGGGAGAATTGTATGCATGACGTTGACGATACGTTTAGGCCATTTCTTCCTTGACACGTTGTGGCCCATCGCAAGGATGAATGGATGAGGACGACCTTCGTTTAATCTGACCGTCTGCAGAGTCAAATTCATGCTTGGAATCGAGCGGCACAAGTCAGCAGCTTCAACTCCACCACCTACCGACCGTCTGTGTTCACGATGTATTCACGCCATAAACAAACTGTGCCTAATTATGTCGTGGACGCACGGCTACTGAACGAGAAACGAGATGGATATCACTCGTCACCCTGTTTTGTGCTAAGTAATTAAAGCTAGGCCTGCTAATAGTGTACCAAAAGGGTCAGCTTTGAGTCACGCCTCACCATGTTCTCGCGGTCTAGCAGACGAAGTCATGGCACGTGGTTTTATATTCTCTACTACGATATTACGGGTCActaacatataaacatatttcagtaactattaataaaagtGGCAGTAACGTAATAGCAGAGAATCACAGTCCGTGACAGGTTCGGTGGATGGCCAGCTAGAATAGTTGAATCAATCAAGCTCGATCTGCCTACGACCATCGTCCATCACCAACTCGCCTAAGGAGAACAGTTCAGGTGACCGAATCACCAACGTTGACCTTGCGTGCATATCATATGCAGCCGACCGGCTGCATGGGGAATCGAATGagattaacaacaaaatatgctcccgcgccgcgcgcggtgACGCCCAAAGCCCCCAAAGACTGCGACTCTGTAAGAGCGAGTTCTCTCGTGATCTCATCTCCTACGACGCACGCTGATCCGAGGCTAACGGATTAGCGAGAAGCTAGTCCCTCCCGCGCACGCACAGCCTCGCGGTGCAGCCGGCCGGTGTGAGCTACTACTAGGCAGGCAGGCGGGCGCCATGTACTGAGACACGTCGTCGTTTACTCG
This is a stretch of genomic DNA from Oryza brachyantha chromosome 1, ObraRS2, whole genome shotgun sequence. It encodes these proteins:
- the LOC102699634 gene encoding G-type lectin S-receptor-like serine/threonine-protein kinase B120, translating into MMWTKSSFSITLLIISLWLARCLGRDNISVNESLSDGQTIVSMKNVFVLGFFSPGAPTHRYVGIWHNNPGNRTIVWVGNRNEPLTDTSGVLMFDSNGNLVIVHGGRSLIVGSGQGAKDMKATILDSGNLVLSSMANPSRYIWQSFDSPTDTWLPEMKIGLRTTNQTLISWRSNDEPAVGDYKLGMDPSGLSQFITWWRGNKYWTSGHWNGDMLSFIPELKFFRTIPIFFKCSNSTDDISCTYSANPSDRMTKIVLNSTGSLGIMQFDSLTKSWSLLWRQPVACDFPNLCGAFGICNDSAVPKCSCASGFVPQDTIAYSNGYTREGCTREIELQCFNDEFFVIPNIRAPDNRKKLPVMGPSECKRACLEDCSCIAYAYSQLNGCSLWYGNLTNLQVGYDVDGAGTIFLRLAASDQKMLWMAGVIPSVALLFFCFIYFVIWRRRRQNKGKEKLHAHHSLMALDTNSAFKLWESEETGSQFMLFSFSQIANFTNNFSAQNKLGEGGFGPVYKGNLPDGQDIAVKRLATNSGQGLVEFKNEVLLIAKLQHVNLVRLLGCCIQGEEKILMYEYMPNKSLDFFLFEKSRRIVLDWAKRIHIIEGIAHGLLYLHKHSRLRIIHRDLKASNILLDIDMNPKISDFGMARIFGAKETQANTTRVVGTYGYMAPEYAMEGIFSVKSDVFSFGVLLLEIISGTRNAGSHRRGRSLNLLGHAWELWREGRWSDLVDPTPRDAYPEHRVLRCVQVGLMHVQENAADRPTMNDVISMLTSESMTLPDPKQPAFLSIVLPTEMDVQDGSFSQNAITITDLEGR